The window CCGTTGTTGACTCAAATATCTGGCACATTCGATTGGGACATGCTGCTGTTTCAACAATCCAGCACATTCCTCAAATCAAATTGTCAGCTCTTACATCTGAACAGGTATGCATCACCTGCCCTATggcaaaatttacaaaattgccATATTCTCTCAGTACTTCACTTGCCAATGCTGTTTTTGACTTGATACATATTGATACTTGGGGGCCGTATCGAGTGAATACAAGAGGGAATTTCAGATACTTTCTGACTTTAGTCGATGATAAATCACGGATGACTTGGCTGTATTTAATGAAACTCAAATCTGATTATCTTGATTGTTTTCAGACATTTTACAATTATGTGCACACACACTTTGGGGCTAGAATTAAGTGCATTCGATCAGATAATGCACCTGAATTCACAGACTTCAAGTGTAAAAAGTTTTATGCTGAGTTTGGTATAATCCAACAAAAGTCCTGTGTCGATCGACCTCAGCAAAATGCTAGAGTCGAAAGAAAACACAGACATGTGCTCGAAGTTGCTCGCAGTTTGAGGTTTCAATCAGGCCTTCCTCTGTCATTTTGGGGTGATTTTGTAATGACTGCGGTATACTTGATCAACAGACTGCCTACTAGAGTTTTGCAGTTCAAAATCCCTTATGAGATACTCCATAACGAGCCAGCAGACTATGATAAGATTAGAGCTTTTGGATGCTTAGCTGTGGCGTCCAACCCATCTCACACATCTGACAAATTCCAAGCAAGAGGAGTACCGTGTGTTCTGATTGGGTTTCCATCAAATACTAAAGGCTATAAATTGCTGGACTTGTCCAATATGCAAACATTCTACTCTAGAGATGTTCAATTTCATGAGAGCATATTTCCTTTCAACAAGTCATCTCAAAAATCATATGCAGAGCCTTTGCCATGCCCAATGCCTACTCCAGTTCCAACTCCAGCCCCTGCAGATGACTTGTTCTTTGACGACATTGAACCCAATTCTGACATTAATCAGAATGCAACTGCTGCAAGTCCACCAACTACAAATACAAGCCCTGCAACTGCTCCACAAATTCTGAGGAAATCCACCAGACCAGTTAAACAACCTGCATGGTTGCAGAACTATGTACACTCTCTCCCCTCTACAGCTAATATTGCTCAGGTGGTTGATCACACTGTTCCAAGCCAGTTTCAGTGTTTTCAAGCTTCACTAACCAACACAGTGGATCCACTGTCCTTCAAACAAGCTGTAAAACAAGATCATTGGGTGGATGCAATGAACAAAGAACTAGCAGCTTTGGAAGAAAATAGAACATGGGAAATTACAACATTGCCAGCAAACAAAAAAGCAATCGCGTGCAAATGGGTATTCAAAACCAAGTTCAATCCTGATGGCACGATTGAACGACACAAGGCAAGGCTAGTCATATTGGGCTGCAAGCAAGTATATGGCGTCGATTACCTAGAGACTTTCGCACCAGTAGCTAAGTTGACCACAGTCCGCACTCTCTTAGCGGTAGCAGCTATTCAAGATTGGTTTGTCATACAAATGGACGTCACAAATGCTTTCTTGCATGGTGACCTTCAAGAAATAATCTACATGAAATTTCCTCAAGGGTACACAGGCCTGGGAAGCAGAATTGCTTACAATCAAACAGAGTTAACAACAAATGGTGGTCAGACTTTTGTGTGTAAATTGATCAAGTCTCTTTATGGCTTGAGACAAAGTCCTAGAAGGTGGTTCAGCAAGCTGTCTGAAACTCTGTTGTCTTGGGAGTATCATCAGTCAAAAACTGATTATAGTTTGTTTACAAAAACAACTGAAAGCACTATAATTTTGGTGCTTGTCTATGTGGACGATCTACTAATAGCTGGGAATTCCATGGCAGAAATCAACAATCTGAAAGCATACATGTCTCAGGCCTTCCACATGAAAGATCTTGGAGATGTTCGCTATTTTTTGGGCTTGGAGATTGACAGAACTTCAGCAGGCTTTTTCTTGTCGCAAAAGAAGTATACAATGGACCTGTTGGCTGAATTTGGAATGCAGGATGCCACCCCAGTCAAGCTTCCTATGGACTGTCATCTAAAACTCACTACTGCAAGAGGTGATGTTTTACCTGACCCTCATACTTATCAAAAACTGCTTGGCAAGTTAATTTATTTAACTGTTACAAGACCAGACATCACTTTTCCTGTGCATGTTTTAAGCCAATTTATGCATGCACCCACCAATGTTCATATGCAAGCGGCCAAAAGAGTGCTTAAGTACCTAGTGAGTAACCCAAGTCAAGGTGTGCTTTTAGCTTCTACCTCTGCTGCACAAGTGCAAGCCTACTGTGATAGTGATTGGGCAAGCTGCCCAAACACTAGAAGGTCTACGACAGGATTCTGCATTTTTTTAGGCAATTCACCAATCTCCTGGAAATCAAAGAAGCAAACAGTTGTGGCCAGGTCTACAGCCGAAGCAGAATATAGGGCTATGGCCTTAACTGCGTGTGAAATAACTTGGATCACAGCTTTGTTGAAGGATATGGGCCTTACTGAACTGCCACCAACTATTCTTCAATGTGACAACATGGCAGCTATCTCAATTGCTGCAAATCCAGTCCTTCATGAAAGGACAAAACACATTGAGATAGATTGTCATTTTATCCGGGACAAAATCACATCCGGTTCTCTTGTCACTCACTATGTTCCCTCCCATTCGCAGATAGCCGATATTCTTACCAAACCTTTATCTATCAAGCAGCACTACAGTCTTTTGAACAAGCTTGGAGCATCCGTTGCAAAACCTGCTCAGCTTGAGGGGGAGTAATGAAAGCAGGACCACCACCACTCTATGCAGGATGGTGCTCGACAACATACTGCATTCTAGTACTAATATAGCTGTTGCTGCTTATTTTGTCTTATTAATACTTTTGTTCTATAGCCCAACTGTTAAGGGCATTTCTGGTTTTTACTATGTAATTGAGGCTAGACAATATTCTCTTGGGATCACCATAAAGCTGAATGAAGGTGAATGTAGAAGGGCAGAATGAAAACAACATGTTTAAGTAATAGACTGTGAAAAGAGTTTTTGGACTCCTTCAGCATTCATTTTTTCTCTTTAAAAGCACTAATAGATAACTGGCGCAGAGAGAAGCATAGGAAAGAAGCAACAAGAAAATTGTGAGTTGAATATGATCGAAAGGTAATCTCCTCTTTGTTCATATTAATTCCACTCTgagttatatattttgaatgtaACTAGCATTAGTGCCCGTGTATGGTATGAAGTTCATATTGTTCTCAATTATAATGTACACAAACATGGtcgatatgaaaaaaaaaattatataaagcgGGAGAGAATAAACAATGCAAAAATATCGTTGGCTGATTATCTATTCCCATACTACTaattttatgcatttaatatccTGTAGCAAATTGAATTGCATAGATGTAAATGTTCAAGTTCAACGTTCCTTTTAAAAAAGGGTATAATTTTTTGGCAAGAAGGTAATTTGTTATGAAGACTCCATAAGACGTAGTCACCATATCAGGATATGAAGGCATTAAGTGAATATATAGCCACCATCTTTAGTAGGTAAAACCTAAAGATGTGTGTTTACACTCCTCTCTCCcaaaaaaaccctaattctctctagcctctctatTTTGTTGTAGCCGCcgggggcttccatcggttttcaccggtggaaagccccgaatcaGTTAActgctttgttttatttttagtttttgaataatacttctTCTCGGGAAACTTAGATCCAgagccatcggagatttcgttgtctCTCTCCCAAGCGGGTGAGTCGCAGTtcgatttttcttatttttgtggTTCTGCTCGAGATCTATCATCGGGggattcttagatctaaaaccatcggagatttcgctgtcttTCTCCTCTATTTCAAgtgggtggattttcagtcggatttctcttgtttctgtggttctatctaaggttgttttctctccctggtgagagctttgtttttcgcttcttaattgtaagcggggtttGATTTGGtatgaaagtttgtatggaatcgcagttctggtcgatagctcaaacgatagctctatcggggcatgatgaagagggtaccagtaattcaacgagaatgcattaagcgggtacttgtatttgtacatacgttttcttcaaaatatcgtttaactgtctctttgtgagaacaggcgattgcaatttactgtttgttcgactcgatcattggtgtagatgccgtatggctttttattattagattaacacctttgtttcaaaaaaattaaaatgttgaATTAAAAGGATAAAGGAAGCAACATATTGAAGACTTGCAAGAAAGTTTACTTTTAAGTGGTCAAATGATTGTTATCCACTTCCCTCCACAAATCACAAGAGAGGAAAAAGGTGTTGGTAAAATTTACAACTACATGTAGGGACAAAGATAgaggaattttattttttatataatagaaTCTTTAACCGGGAATGTGAAATTGAAACCATATATTATTTCTCCCTCAAGTCTCAGACTTGCAAATAGATAAATACATGTAATCTcttcattataaaatatttaaaatagcattttaagatataaatgagcttattaCAAGCCAAATCAAACAGAAAAAAACAATACACAATCGAATGCAgattttgtataaaataaatGCTATATAAATTGATGGCATATTAACAACAAGAAAGGGAGTAAGTTTTTTGCCCTTTTAATAACACATACCCAATCCATCTAAAATCAGTTGGCCTCATGAAGTAACGCCacataatatattacaaaagaTATTCTTTTGTACACTTGGTTCTCCATATGATCTTCATTAGACATTTTCACGAGATAAAAcggtaaacaaataaatatacacTTTTGTCATATCATTCTTCACAGTCTTCATGAAAGGAATCTGATATGGCTGTTGTGGCGCGCAAATCAAGATTCTATTTTGCTCCAAAAATCATTTAcgtgtttttatgcaatatgtAATACTTAGCTTTACAACACAAGCCAACCAGTATGCTTGAAATTCCCTCTGGCTTTGACAACTTTCTTAACTTGAAGGAGCAAGGGAATTTTCTTTACGATATTCTACCTGCTTTTCCATAGCACTTCTCTCTGAAATATATAAAGTACAAATTAAGAAAAGTACAGATACAGTACCATAAAAATACACGTCGTAGGGGCAACATAATAATTTCTAAATCAATGCTGATTCAAATTTTTGTTGAAAGTATTTGTAGTTCAAAAAATAGTGTTAATGAATAGTGATATATACTTTTGTGGTCGTTGCTTACAGATGCTGCATCCCATATACAAAAATGACTTTTGGCGTCGCCCCTTTAGCGTCGGTTAAAGACAAAACCGACGCTATAGATACTTTAATGCGTCGGTCGGGCAAAACACTGACGCTTTaggttcacttgtagcgtcggtcGCAAGaacgccgacgctataggttcacttgtagcgtcggtcGCGATaacgccgacgctataggttcacttgtagcgtcggtcaagaaaacgccgacgctataggttcacttgtagcgtcggtcAAGAAAATGCCGACACTATAGGTTCACTTGTAGCGTAAGTTAAGAGAATACTGACACCGTAAACTAATTTATTGTGTCGGTTGTTCAGAATGCCGACACTTTAGGTGTTATactgtttttaaaattatattatattatataattttataattaatttaacataTGATTCTacgtaaaatatagttttaatattatatttaaaattatatcatataaaatacaattaaaaatttgaaatatttattattaaaaatataatcttataattataattaagttatattatttatattataatataaaaatattttttttataattaatttttttattatatataatataattttcaaattaaaaattttatattattagcaaaattatcttttatagtGCAAAAACGAGAACATGAAAgttttatattcataaattatttcataaatcatttttcttaattaattataattatttttttcttttttcaattagTTTCATTTAAAAAGTAACGGTAGTACATTGTAATAcggaaaacataaaaaaaaaacatagctAGCAGTAGATGGATAATACAATTGGgaaaattatatcatataaaatataactaaaaaattgaaatatttattgttaaaaatacaatcttataattatatatattaacttaaattgtatatattataatttaaaaatatatattaaatatattaccaaaattatatattatattattataatataatataaaaatatattataatatataacttaaaatatatttaaattatgttataacatataatattattttaaaattgtgacgatccagatttttaaaaatcagtttattattatattcatgattTGTCAGATAAAGTAGGTAGTGTGATGAGtttctaaaattatttatttaaataatttctgGTTACGTGggattttgaatatatttagaTGTCAAAAACCTTTATATTATGAGATTAGGAGTCataaatttctattttataaatagatttttatttataattatttttatttattattatttataataattatattgcttttaggaaaaaaaagaaCCATAGTAGCACTAGTACAAATTGACACAGCACATAAGTACATCgttaaagaaaaaataaatgaatttttttttgagagcaGCGGGAGGAACCGAATTGGGATTTGGGTGCTAGGGTTTTCAGTGAATCAGAGGTAAATCACGATTGTGATAATTGATTTCTTCAATTCGTgatgcttatatatatatatatatatatatatatatatatatatatatatatatatatatatatatatatatatatatatatagagtcccaCTCTATGGAGAATCAGTTTATGTGGAGAACCATGGAGACCCCTTATCCAgcccttaaaattttaatattaatccaACGGctgatattaattttgatataacatataaaaacaGAACTCAACTACTCAAAAACAAACACGGCGTGACCGTTATACACACACCTATACACACGactgaagagagagagagagagagagcaagaGAAAAAGCGCAAAGGAGATTCGACCGAGCGTGTGATTTCTGGCGAGCAAGAGAAGGCGGATTTCAATCAAAGATTACGAATCACAAACACGATACAGAATGCTGGGAAAAGGTAACCGAAATTGACGATTTCAGCTTGTTTTTACACTCGATTGTATTGTTTTTACTGATTCTGTTAATTTTGCGaatgttttgttataatttgagCTTGATTTGACTTTGATTTGAGGTTGCATGTGTGTTTATGCTTCTAAAATCGAGTCGATTAAGGAATTTATAAGTTTAGGTTTAAGAAGCTATGATTCTATTATAGAAACACAGATATATTAAGTGTTTAATCATTAATACCTAATTAACATAATgattctataatttattaagCTATAGAGTCAATTTGAATATGCTTCACTTTTGTCAAAAGCATCAGGAATGTAGAACTGGTTCTACAGTAGAGTCATTAGATCAGAAATCCTCAGAGCTAGGTATTATGTGAAAACAAATGATTCTGTGATAGAGTCAATGTAATatattgtaatttgtttttgtgaAAGCATCAGGAATTTAGATCTGGTTCTACAGTGGAGTCATTTCATCAGTAATCCTGACAGCTATGTGTTATGTGTAAAACAATGTTTCTGTTATAGAgtcaatttgatttgttgtaATTTGGTTATTTGAAAGCATCAGGAATGTAGAACTGGTTCTACAGTAGAGTCATTAGATCAGAAATCCTCAGAGCTAGGTATTATGTGAAAAACAAATGATTCTGTGATAGAGTCAATGTAATatattgtaatttgtttttgtgaAAGCATCAGGACTTTAGATCTGGTTCTACAGTGGAGTCATTTCATCAGTAATCCTGACAGCTATATGTTATGTGTAAAACAATGTTTCTGTTATAGAgtcaatttgatttgttgtaATTTGGTTATTTGAAAGCATCAGGAATGTAGAACTGGTTCTACAGTAGAGTCATTAGATCAGTAATCCTCAGAGCTAGGTATTATGTGAAAAACAAATGACTCTGTGATAGAGTCAATGTAATatattgtaatttgtttttgtgaAAGCATCAGGACTTTAGATCTGGTTCTACAGTGGAGTCATTTCATCAGTAATCCTGACAGCTATGTGTTATGTGTAAAACAATGTTTCTGTTATAGAgtcaatttgatttgttgtaatttgattatttgaaagCATCAGGAATGTAGAACTGGTACTACAGTAGAGTCATTAGATCAGTAATCCTCAGAGCTAGGTATTATGTGAAAAACAAAAGATTCTGTGATAGAGTCAATGTAATatattgtaatttgtttttttgaaagcatCAGGAATTTAGATCTGGTTCTACAGTGGAGTCATTTCATCAGTAATCCTGACAGCTATGTGTTATGTGTAAAACAATGTTTCTGTTATAGAgtcaatttgatttgttgtaATTTGGTTATTTGAAAGCATCAGGAATGTAGAACTGGTACTACAGTAGAGTCATTAGATCAGTAATCCTCAGAGCTAGGTATTATGTGAAAAACAAAAGATTCTGTGATAGAGTCAATGTAATatattgtaatttgtttttttgaaagcatCAGGACTTTAGATCTGGTTGTACAGTGGAGTCATTTCATCAGTAATCCTGACAGCTATGTGTTATGTGAAAAAAAAGGATTCTGTGGTAGAgtcaatttgatttgttgtaATTTGGTTATTTGAAAGCATCAGGAATGTAGAACTGGTTCTAAAGTAGAGTCATTAGATTGGAAATCCTCAGAGCTAGGTATTATGTGAAAAATAAATGATTCTGTGATAGAGTCAATGTAATatgttgtaatttgtttttttgaaagcatCAGGACTTTAGATCTGGTTGTACAGTGGAGTCATTTCATCAGTAATCCTGACAGCTATGTGTTATGTGAAAAAAAAGGATTCTGTGGTAGAgtcaatttgatttgttgtttttttgttttgtaagaTTATCAGAAATGTTTAACTGGTTCTACAATAGAGTAATTGTATTAGTAATCCTCAGAGCTATGTTTTTTGTGAAAGACAATGATTCAGTAACAGAGTCAATTAGAATTGCTGTAATATGCTTTTATAATGAAATAGAATTGTAGATATGGTTCTACAGTGGAGTCATTATATTAGTAATGATTATAGCTATGTTTTATATGGAAAACAATGATTTTTTGATAGTGTAAATTGCATATCACTGTAATTCATCAGGATTGTAATGCATCAGGATTATAATGTATCTGTAGTTgtttctattaaatattttcaacacACTGACTGTATAATACATCGCAGGACTTAAAATAAAATCCGGAAAGAAGAGTGGAAGCAAAGCATCAggacataataaaaataaaggaaaaCGACTACGAATAATCTGTAGAACGCGTCATGAAGGACAATTGGACACAAAAAATTTTGATGAGTATATGAGGTAAATTATTTGGCACATTATAACTATTAGGCAGTTTGGTAATTTTGGTAACCTATAACATGTTTGTTATAGGTTGATTTTGAAGATTATACCAGAAGAAAGGAAGACAGGATGTTCGTTTTTCGACCCTATGTTCTTCATATCATATATGGATGCAGTTAAAAAGGCAAAGAAAAAAGATTGTACTGCAATTGAGAAAAGCAATGTGTGGAAGTGGATAAAGAAGCAAAAGATATTTGCTTGCAGATATGTTTTTGTTCCCATCTGCCAAAGGTATATAACAAAAACGTAAaacctataaattattttactgCTCCTAATGGGGTTTAATCATTTGACAGTAATCATTGGAATCTTCTCATACTCTGCAACTTGGGAGAAGATTTGGAGATGAATGAAAAAAGTCCATGTATGCTGTTATTGGACTCACTTCAAGAAGCAGAACCAAAGAACCTAGAACCGTGCATCAAACAGTACAATCTCTATTTGATTagtattttagaatttaatgatttatttatgaCGACTGTGTTGTTTTAATAGGAACTTTTTCATGCAGATTTGTGTACCAAATGTATAAGAATGAGTCAGTACAAGGAACTGATGATGTTTTCCAGTTCGATTTGAGTATTCCAATGGTTCCTCAACAGGATGACGGTGAAAAATGTGGATACTATGTTCTTTACTATATGTTCAAGTTTTTGATGTCTTGTCCAGAAAACTTCAACATTAATGAACATGGTGGCTTtgtaagtatatattattatttaattctactatttataatatatttttgttaacaaATAACAACCAAATTAAAAATGTTTAACAGATGAATAGCAGTTGGTTCACAGAGGAAGAGATGAACAACTTTTTCAACAATCTATCATCAGAGAAATTGCATACTGACCAAATGCAAGCTTCAGAAGACATAATTGTGGTCAAGGAAAAGAGTATGCAAAATTCAATCTCATtaatttagaataatataatCACTTTGTTGGATTACAATTGTGGTCTTTGTTGATGCATAGATCTTTCAAGTAATATGGAAGTTGATGGCCAAAATGTCGATAATGAAATTGCTGCTGAAGAAATTGAAAAACTTTCTAAAGATGAAGAAGAGGCTGAGATGGTGGTACAATGTGAACCTATTCGTTCACTAGTTGTGTACACTCCAGAGAGCTCGCAGGAGCAGCAAGAACCCAACCAACCAACACCACCTGCATGTAAACTtcaattagaataatattttttatattgtataataaatagTGCTATCCAGATTTCTTATGTCTAACACTGTTTGTTTTTGTAAACAGCTGAAACAATTGCCACTCATGAAAAAGATGGCAAGGAAAAGCTGGCTGCTGCTGCACCTTCTGTGAGAAAATCTCCAAGG of the Daucus carota subsp. sativus chromosome 4, DH1 v3.0, whole genome shotgun sequence genome contains:
- the LOC135152229 gene encoding uncharacterized protein LOC135152229; this encodes MVLDNILHSSTNIAVAAYFVLLILLFYSPTVKGISGFYYVIEARQYSLGITIKLNEERSIGKKQQENCELNMIERLILKIIPEERKTGCSFFDPMFFISYMDAVKKAKKKDCTAIEKSNVWKWIKKQKIFACRYVFVPICQRFVYQMYKNESVQGTDDVFQFDLSIPMVPQQDDGEKCGYYVLYYMFKFLMSCPENFNINEHGGFMNSSWFTEEEMNNFFNNLSSEKLHTDQMQASEDIIVVKEKSMQNSISLI